In Hahella sp. KA22, one genomic interval encodes:
- a CDS encoding RHS repeat protein, producing MDDRFVTELFDLDSANFWRTKTETTNGKTRTTRYTYKHQTWSSSQPQLIGLLTEEKVEGDNGENWVTSVVYDTKGQLTSRTANGVTESFTYHNTGELATKSYTNHNGPQTVSYNNYFRGVAGSELYPDGSSITRSVNPTGTIAWEDDAEGHRTSYSYDALNRVTRIDPPGLAASNYQYEPNKITVTRDGSGYRKEITLDGLGRAVLSKESGAGIEPVYVRTEYDAGGRETFVSYASANSGEPLGVVKTYDALNRVTSVKNNADNSTATYCYGVPCVNYLSGYSFDDAYTVTNARGHKTAYLQQGYGSRDNLQNRYIVADIAGAARQVTSINRNKIGDITSVTQDGVTRTYVYQPGTRRMSSVMEPERGKVVFSYDAAGNTRSKQVGAEGLITFTYDAMNRLTNIGYPAGNGGMAATPSVAYDYDRNGRVTSMAKGASTRGYAYTPWGALDRETLKVNDVTFNLDYAYNQQGQLYQLTYPNNTTLTYSLDDWGRPTQVGQFISNIRYYPTGQMSGYTYGNGQQVSYALNARKFVERIKSVGARTTAMDLSYTFDGNANVTSITDNVNSLNSITALGYDGLDRLTSANGRWGAGSFSYDAKGNLLSKNLGNLGAMTYHYDGNNRLANTTGANAFSFSYDAYGNVRNNGRFNMTYNHANEMTNIKNGEVNIDYLYDGDGIRVLEVHDDKAIYQMHDKAGDLLYEQDFISNKESVYVRFNSQTIAKMDTCLLKDTDNDGITDCQEQQLGFDVFTPTDAYADDDGDGVSNLAEVKAGTSPRNADTDNDGIPDGWELRFGLNPLANDAGADIDGDGFNNLQEYQNDTDPKDPLNVPLAAKLVPVFYLLMD from the coding sequence GTGGACGACAGGTTTGTTACAGAGCTTTTTGATCTAGATTCTGCCAATTTTTGGCGCACCAAAACCGAAACCACCAACGGCAAAACCCGAACGACCCGTTACACCTACAAACACCAGACATGGTCCAGCTCCCAGCCGCAACTGATCGGCTTGCTGACTGAAGAGAAGGTGGAAGGCGATAACGGCGAGAACTGGGTAACCTCTGTTGTTTATGACACAAAAGGTCAGCTCACATCGCGTACGGCGAATGGCGTCACCGAATCGTTTACCTACCATAATACAGGTGAACTGGCGACGAAGTCCTACACCAACCACAATGGGCCACAAACGGTCTCTTACAACAATTACTTCCGCGGTGTGGCGGGAAGCGAGCTGTATCCAGACGGCTCATCCATCACTCGCTCTGTCAATCCGACCGGCACGATTGCGTGGGAGGATGACGCGGAAGGTCATCGCACTTCCTATAGTTACGATGCCTTGAATCGGGTCACGCGGATTGACCCGCCAGGTCTGGCGGCGAGCAACTATCAGTATGAGCCGAACAAGATTACCGTGACGCGAGATGGCTCAGGTTATCGTAAGGAAATCACGCTGGACGGACTGGGCCGCGCTGTGTTGTCGAAAGAAAGCGGCGCTGGTATTGAGCCGGTTTATGTGCGTACCGAGTACGACGCGGGCGGGCGTGAAACGTTCGTGTCCTACGCCTCCGCCAACAGCGGCGAGCCATTGGGCGTGGTGAAAACCTACGATGCGCTGAATCGAGTGACGTCGGTCAAAAACAATGCGGACAATAGCACGGCGACCTACTGCTATGGCGTCCCCTGCGTGAACTACTTGAGCGGCTACAGTTTTGACGACGCTTATACGGTCACCAATGCGCGCGGTCATAAAACGGCGTATCTGCAGCAGGGCTACGGCTCGCGGGATAATCTGCAGAACCGATACATCGTGGCGGACATCGCTGGCGCGGCGCGGCAGGTGACCAGCATCAATCGTAACAAGATCGGCGATATTACCTCCGTCACTCAGGACGGCGTAACGCGCACATACGTCTACCAACCGGGAACTCGTCGCATGAGCAGCGTGATGGAGCCGGAGCGCGGCAAAGTGGTGTTTTCTTACGATGCGGCAGGCAACACGCGCAGCAAGCAGGTGGGGGCGGAAGGCCTGATCACCTTCACTTACGACGCCATGAACCGCCTTACCAATATTGGTTATCCCGCAGGCAATGGCGGTATGGCGGCCACGCCCAGCGTCGCTTACGACTATGATCGTAATGGTCGTGTCACCAGTATGGCTAAAGGCGCGTCGACGCGCGGCTATGCGTACACGCCTTGGGGTGCGCTGGACAGAGAAACGCTGAAAGTCAACGACGTTACGTTCAATCTGGACTACGCCTATAACCAGCAGGGACAGCTGTATCAGTTGACGTACCCGAACAACACCACATTGACCTACAGCCTGGATGACTGGGGCCGCCCTACCCAGGTAGGCCAGTTTATTTCCAATATTCGTTACTACCCGACTGGGCAAATGTCAGGCTATACCTATGGCAATGGCCAACAGGTGAGCTATGCCCTGAACGCGCGTAAGTTTGTGGAGCGTATTAAAAGCGTCGGCGCCAGAACCACGGCGATGGACCTGTCCTATACCTTTGACGGAAACGCCAACGTGACTTCCATTACTGATAACGTTAATAGCCTGAACAGCATCACGGCGCTGGGCTATGACGGCCTGGATCGACTGACGTCAGCGAACGGACGTTGGGGAGCGGGAAGCTTCAGCTACGACGCCAAAGGCAACTTGCTGAGCAAAAACCTGGGTAATCTGGGGGCCATGACGTATCACTACGACGGCAACAATCGTCTGGCGAACACCACCGGCGCCAACGCCTTCAGCTTCTCTTACGACGCGTACGGTAATGTTAGAAACAACGGCCGTTTCAACATGACCTACAACCACGCCAATGAAATGACCAACATCAAGAATGGCGAGGTCAACATTGACTACCTGTATGACGGCGACGGCATTCGCGTGCTGGAAGTGCATGACGATAAAGCCATTTATCAGATGCATGACAAGGCGGGAGACTTGTTGTACGAGCAGGACTTCATCAGCAACAAAGAATCGGTCTACGTGCGCTTTAACAGTCAGACCATCGCCAAGATGGATACCTGTCTCTTGAAGGACACGGACAACGACGGGATCACTGACTGCCAGGAGCAGCAACTGGGGTTTGACGTCTTCACCCCGACGGACGCCTATGCGGATGACGACGGCGACGGCGTTAGCAATCTGGCGGAAGTCAAGGCGGGAACCAGTCCGAGAAACGCGGATACGGATAATGACGGCATCCCGGACGGCTGGGAGCTGCGTTTCGGTTTGAACCCATTGGCGAATGACGCCGGCGCTGATATTGACGGCGATGGATTCAACAACCTGCAGGAATACCAGAACGACACCGATCCCAAGGACCCTTTGAACGTGCCTTTGGCGGCGAAGCTGGTCCCTGTGTTCTATCTGCTGATGGATTAA